TTTAGGCTTAGGGTGCCCAGCCCATAAGCCTGTAGataatatttaaatatgaaTGACATCAGTTCACTTTCGATCGTTGCATATTGAACTGACATATTAAACAATAACGTGGCATATGTATCTATTATAATCTTTATcatttataatattaattattgaaATGATTGCTGAATAATGAAGTCAAACTtataacatgattttaaaaggtatgcaaacacaaatacacaaatacacgtcCCCAACACCAACCGACAAGTGGCCATACCAAAGTGAGGACTAACTTGTGCTACCTTGTGATGACATAGGGGCTGAAGCAGAGCACAAAGGTGCCAATGAAGGTGCTGATCTTCTTGGTGGCCCTCTGTCTCCTGTGCCTCTGCTCATCCAGACATCTCTGGCGCACGCTGGGGAGGCACAATGGAGTCTGCTTGTTATTGTTTTGGTTACTAAGTAGTAGCAGTCACAGTCGTAGGGTTACACTTTTTATGAATTCATTTTTGGCCTACTACCGCTACCTTCTACTACAATGACTACTTGTTCTAACACTACTAATGCTTATACCACTACTGTACTACTAATACTAGGCCTAGGCCTACTACTATTACTaagactaataataataacaataataaacaacaacaatggtaTTTTATTGAGCACCACGCATAATACAACTATACATTACATTACACTATAACACAAGACTACAGTTACAGTGTAGGTCTATGCAATAGGCTGAACTTGAAATTACCTGGGATGGATGTCCACCAGTAGGACGAGCGTCTGCATGGTGATCACGTCGATGCGTTTACAGTGGAACCTGGCCACCTGCAGCACCTTCAGATAGGTGACACACATCACCACCAGGGTGAGTAGGAAGGTGAGAGCGTGCAACACCATGTTGAACGCTATGAAATGCGCTTTGGCGCCGCTCGCTCTGGCGTTGCACAGCGTGCACGAGGCGTAAAGCGGATGGTACCCGAGCCAGGAGAGGCAGGTGGCCACCgtggagaagcagagagagtgtATCCAGGTGTACCCGAGGGCGATGACTGCATCCCGGTGGCGGATCCGAGAGTGGTAGCTCAGTGGAAACACCACAGCCACCCATCTATCGATGCTCAGCGCGGCCATGGTGAGCATCGAATTGGTGAGGAGAAAAGTGTCGAGAAAACCGACTAACTGACAGAAGACTGTTCCCCCGGGGTGCCCCTTGGTGATCAGCCCCACCACAGTCAGTGGCATGCTGGAAACGCTCAGCAACAGGTTGCAGAAGGTCAAGTTGAGAATGAAAAGCCCGGGAACCTGCTTTCTGATCTGCGGGTCGTACAGAAAGCAGATCAGCACCACCACGTTGGACAGCAACGAAACGACGATGatcaccaaaacaaacacagaagcgGCTACGTCCGCTGTTTGCATGTTTAGGAGTGCTCAAAAGTCCCGCTCAGATATTCTGGACGATTTATATGAAAATTCCTGCTAGGAAGTTTCCTCCATTGAAGTGTCCCGTGATGAAAAAGGTCCAACTTGACATCTCAAACATTTTCTTGAAGGAACGGCTCCTTCCAAAAAAGTACTCCAGATAAGATCCCTGTAAGGGAATGGATTGATTATTTTTGGTCTGTAATTTAATTGTTAATCAAATTCAAGGCAATAATAGCCAATAGCAACTGTGATGTTCAGTCTCGTGGAGCGACGCGCTGTCCAGACGCTCTCCTCCGGTCATCGGTCACCGTTGGGTCCTCGCTGCGCAATTGCGCATTGGGTTGATGATCGACAGCTTCTCAAACGGTCAGAGAGAACCCAGAGAACTTATGACCACCGTTCTGCTCCGAGGGAGACTTTATGTGACAATCTCCCCTCACACTCAATTATTCCATCACTTGCTTGTGCAGCCTTATTTTGCTACTCCAAGCGGCTAAGAATAGATACTTTTGCGTAAAAATAGGAGCAGACGCGTGATTACGTGCATGGTTATGCTGAGGCTGGATGATGTCAAACACGTCACGATCATCTACGATTGTAATTTGCATTTTGTAATTAGTACAGTGCTAATAGCGTCCCAGGCGTAGGGTTTCACTGTCATAACAATCGTAGTATTTGTGATTGTTTGTAATATTGGCCTGGTTTACCACATTTTTCAAACCCTCATTCGCTTTAAACAGTCTTTCTGTTCATTGACGTCCATTCAAAACATGATTCAAATATGCATCATATAAAGGATAAGCCTACAATAAGTAAATAATAAGTTAACGTAAGACAGAGAACAGTCTATCTTGAGTCAACCATCAGAGGGAGCAATCCCAGAAATAAGAAGAAACAAAATGTGATCCATGCAGCGAAATAATCGTCTTTAAGACTGTGCCACTTGTTATGTACATTTCCGTCCGTCAGtatgctttgtttttgttttattcgtAGTCGGGGGTTTAATATCCTTGcgtgaaagccccccccccaaaaaagcgCCAATTGTGATGGATGGAAAATAGACAATTTCTTTCCCATTTGGCTCTCCGACTTTGACGCAGGCGTGCAGAATGGCCTCATTTGACACTGTCACCGCGCCCAGTCTCCGGACTCCTGGTGAACATTTTCAATTAACCAGCTCAATGAGGAAGATACCGTATGGAAGAAACATTAAATTACTTATCTCCACAAAAATCATTTACATCAGATTAGTTCCAGTTCCTAAATTAAAATCATTGATATGATCTATGATATTTAATTGAAAGAAATTTCTCTACTGTCTGCCACCGAGAATAAAAGTCTATTTGTTACAGTGGCAGCCACATGTGCACCTGTCTGCCTGTGCCATGAATTATGGGTAATGAGGAGTCACCAAAAGTGGTTTCAAAGGGATTCTAATTAGTTCCAAGGAGGAAAAGGAGTTATTCAGTGTCATGGTGCCAAAGTTATCCAACCAGCTTTTAAAAATCAATTCGTTGTGTAGCTGAAGACCCTGGTTTCCTTCTCGGGTCTGAAGTCCACATCGCCATGACGCTTGCCTTGGTCTCTTGTCATCATAGTGGTACTAAAGCCCCTCTTTGTTGAAGTACAGCAGACACTTTGGCAGTCTTTTCTTTGACACTACCTGCAGAGTTTGGAAAGTTATTAACATTTTCTGGAACAAATGGTGTGGATTATGACATTTCTGCTGTATTGATTTAGTTGGTGGTACCTACTTAAAGTGCTGCATGGAATTGTTTTGAAGAGATCAATTGTAGTTCCCTTTTGATTGATTTGGTATATATTTTGGCAGTACTGTGTTTATATTTCTGGTCTGTATGCCATGTAATGTGATTTGATAAGAACATATAATAGCAAGATTTCGAAAGCTGGGTTTATGGAAAGTGCAACACTACTACAAGGAACGTTGCATATCGTCAAACTAAAGCACAAGAGATGAAAAGACAAGTTTAATTAATTACCGCCTTGTTTTGCACAAGCTTTGAAATACGAGTTAATATTTCAAGGACGATGGTGACAATGTTTTGAAACCATTGTTGGAATAGAACAAAAGAGTGATAGTGTGAAAGTCAATCAATTGCTCGTATTGCTAGAGATCTCTCTTCCGTCCAACCAATCATCTGCCTATAATGGACGTTTTCCAAAGTGGATTGGTTTACACTAGGTGTTAAGGAAGTGAGTATTGTGCCAGACGGTCTAGTGTTGTTTGGTCTGCAAGGTGAGAAGACAAACGTTTAATCGCAATAGATTTCTTCAGAGCAAGAATTCAGCTAGGAGATTGTTTAGTAAGCGTTATCGGTTGTATTTATCATCTTTCCTTGGCATATGAAATACTTGTGGGTAGAGCAAAAATCCAATATTCAGACAACCTTTAAAAGACATATTCATATAAAGTCGGCATGCTTGTATGTTTGCCTAACATTAAATCCTCTGAATTATTGATGCTTGTGAAATACTACGGAATGTTCTTTTGATATAATACATTCTCAGTTTGTCTTTTGTCTAACTGGGATGAGTTGAAT
Above is a window of Gadus morhua chromosome 15, gadMor3.0, whole genome shotgun sequence DNA encoding:
- the LOC115560213 gene encoding G-protein coupled receptor 26-like, with amino-acid sequence MQTADVAASVFVLVIIVVSLLSNVVVLICFLYDPQIRKQVPGLFILNLTFCNLLLSVSSMPLTVVGLITKGHPGGTVFCQLVGFLDTFLLTNSMLTMAALSIDRWVAVVFPLSYHSRIRHRDAVIALGYTWIHSLCFSTVATCLSWLGYHPLYASCTLCNARASGAKAHFIAFNMVLHALTFLLTLVVMCVTYLKVLQVARFHCKRIDVITMQTLVLLVDIHPSVRQRCLDEQRHRRQRATKKISTFIGTFVLCFSPYVITRVLELFYHGPISPHWAVFTKCLAYSKAATDPFVYSLLRHQYRKTCSLLANKILKRNLFNSSSAPWVENHGPHLPKTTTTNEDPHYVKHSVQGRAASL